The following proteins are encoded in a genomic region of Paenibacillus sp. FSL H3-0469:
- a CDS encoding HRDC domain-containing protein, whose product MQIVFMNRLCRRSGVDGEVFAQLWIGEEEGQWRLGWRDFSGEQETGDSLWYEGGSWNEMLCVYRHELAVKMGEGYRPLIDGVFHEEDNLSSRSQEQLRLQYYSEQYGNEDIFEELCTWRRGKASSERKAPYILASNRLLRMISAFLPHTEEELRQLPGVGEGKASQHGADWLSITAAAEREHDFPLSWVNHAIDEESFVSWHYKQKELKYKKELERLRLRRVLLQGIEEGQGMEQLRVLSGVSRREVLEVVEELEKDGYSAEKLIALELSGVSPEEQNNIWTAYELIGDNFLKPVLYKAYGEPFVPADGLDLYYERLRLIRIRFRREHPAALGVSLLNND is encoded by the coding sequence ATGCAGATCGTATTTATGAACCGTTTGTGCAGAAGATCAGGAGTGGACGGGGAGGTTTTTGCCCAGCTGTGGATTGGAGAGGAAGAGGGGCAGTGGCGTCTGGGCTGGCGTGACTTCTCCGGCGAGCAGGAGACGGGCGATAGCCTGTGGTATGAAGGCGGATCATGGAATGAGATGCTGTGCGTATACCGGCACGAGCTTGCCGTGAAGATGGGGGAGGGCTACCGCCCGCTGATTGACGGGGTATTCCATGAGGAGGATAATCTCAGCAGCCGCAGCCAGGAGCAGCTTAGGCTACAGTATTACAGTGAGCAGTACGGGAATGAAGACATCTTCGAGGAGCTCTGCACCTGGCGTAGGGGCAAGGCCTCCAGCGAACGGAAGGCGCCTTATATCCTGGCCAGCAACCGTCTGCTGCGCATGATCAGCGCATTTCTTCCCCACACGGAGGAAGAGCTGCGGCAGCTTCCAGGTGTAGGTGAAGGCAAAGCCTCACAGCATGGCGCAGACTGGCTCAGTATCACTGCGGCGGCCGAGCGTGAGCATGATTTTCCGCTAAGCTGGGTGAATCATGCCATAGACGAAGAGAGCTTCGTATCCTGGCATTATAAGCAGAAGGAGCTTAAGTACAAGAAGGAGCTGGAGCGGCTGAGATTGCGGCGTGTTCTGTTGCAGGGGATCGAAGAGGGGCAAGGGATGGAGCAGCTCAGAGTGCTTAGCGGAGTGTCCCGCCGTGAAGTGCTTGAAGTGGTAGAGGAACTGGAGAAGGACGGATACTCGGCCGAGAAGCTTATTGCCCTGGAGCTGAGCGGAGTGAGCCCCGAAGAACAGAACAATATTTGGACAGCCTATGAACTGATCGGCGACAACTTCCTGAAGCCTGTCCTTTACAAAGCTTACGGCGAACCTTTCGTTCCTGCCGACGGACTCGATCTGTATTACGAACGCCTGCGGCTGATCCGCATCCGTTTCCGGCGGGAGCATCCGGCCGCGTTAGGGGTATCACTCCTCAATAATGATTGA